In one Nitrosarchaeum sp. genomic region, the following are encoded:
- a CDS encoding vWA domain-containing protein translates to MKETVEDVAHQIFFDICEKKPTDVDVIFLEAINFPKLEYLPRTTAYIPLPRMVSGKNIFEGIIFSDYETGQETIWNLFFATLCHAAGHAKVTDFNIYKNWIKNKDKQKAYKIIEFIEDIKVNDFLKKSFPEYYQGIKKIDEVFEVLNQRDNIKKPEYAKKKFTEYFNIKNIDMQKIQNDIIELNQEKNEKLLDIADVLYKNQNNILVENVPYVDHYFNQKNISWKQNITITPEGLVERNVQNFIEIWFEQLKRRAKVRKRYGGLTQDLNFDKIEFAPENIGEYLRLKNATHMFLKKLSSQIKLIPNVMDDGVPEDMGLLQMQAAIQAVAAQNNSIQIFEQDDYRRIEEEWAIVLDTSSSMRLKFDEMKKFAISLGEAANEVNSKNGKWGFFTFNNNFRIVKDHYEKYDKTSRARIGGIEITGLSFIGDAVKLCTRILERENIERKYIFLVTDGQQVGTIGNTKDMEDAVMEARKKGITVIAIGFPEGNSKIFNMAMPYENLRKTVAKFVAAYSRLSGDDI, encoded by the coding sequence ATGAAAGAAACAGTAGAGGACGTAGCACACCAAATTTTTTTTGATATATGTGAAAAAAAACCTACTGATGTAGACGTAATTTTTTTAGAAGCTATCAATTTTCCAAAATTAGAATACTTGCCAAGAACTACAGCGTATATTCCATTACCTAGGATGGTTAGTGGAAAGAACATTTTTGAAGGAATAATTTTTTCAGATTATGAAACAGGGCAAGAAACGATTTGGAATTTATTTTTTGCTACACTCTGTCATGCAGCAGGGCATGCAAAAGTGACTGATTTTAATATATACAAAAATTGGATAAAGAACAAAGACAAACAAAAAGCATACAAAATAATTGAATTCATAGAAGATATCAAAGTAAATGATTTTTTAAAGAAATCATTTCCAGAATACTATCAAGGCATTAAAAAAATTGATGAGGTTTTTGAAGTATTGAATCAAAGAGACAATATTAAAAAACCAGAATATGCAAAGAAAAAATTTACAGAATATTTTAATATAAAAAATATAGATATGCAAAAAATCCAAAACGACATTATTGAATTAAACCAAGAAAAGAATGAAAAATTATTAGATATTGCTGATGTATTATATAAAAACCAAAATAACATATTAGTTGAAAATGTTCCATATGTAGATCATTATTTTAATCAAAAAAACATATCATGGAAACAAAATATCACAATAACACCAGAAGGATTGGTTGAAAGAAATGTGCAAAACTTTATCGAGATATGGTTTGAACAATTAAAACGCAGAGCAAAAGTGAGGAAAAGATATGGAGGATTAACTCAAGATCTTAATTTTGATAAAATTGAATTTGCTCCAGAAAACATTGGCGAATATCTAAGGTTGAAAAATGCCACCCATATGTTTTTGAAAAAATTGAGTAGCCAGATCAAATTAATTCCTAACGTAATGGATGACGGAGTTCCAGAAGATATGGGATTATTGCAAATGCAAGCAGCTATCCAAGCAGTGGCAGCTCAAAATAACAGTATTCAGATTTTTGAACAAGATGACTATAGAAGAATAGAAGAGGAATGGGCAATAGTTTTAGACACAAGTTCCAGCATGAGACTGAAATTTGATGAAATGAAAAAATTTGCAATATCTCTTGGGGAAGCTGCAAACGAAGTGAATTCAAAAAATGGAAAGTGGGGATTTTTTACTTTTAATAATAATTTTAGAATAGTAAAAGACCACTATGAAAAATATGATAAAACATCAAGAGCAAGAATAGGAGGAATAGAGATTACAGGATTATCATTTATCGGTGATGCAGTAAAACTATGTACTAGAATATTAGAAAGAGAAAATATCGAAAGGAAATATATTTTCCTAGTTACAGATGGGCAACAAGTAGGAACCATTGGAAATACTAAAGACATGGAAGACGCAGTCATGGAAGCAAGAAAGAAAGGAATCACAGTAATTGCAATAGGGTTTCCTGAAGGAAACTCTAAAATTTTCAATATGGCTATGCCTTATGAGAATTTACGTAAGACCGTAGCCAAATTCGTGGCAGCATATTCCAGATTGTCTGGAGACGATATCTAA
- a CDS encoding PEFG-CTERM sorting domain-containing protein: protein MIFNTTVFAQTQSHIDSSEYILKIDQHVYSIYYVVNSDIIAMDIDPESKSLLIGLENTYDSKFIIDLEHELINAQDNEFVVLVDSQEVDYKITPDSDSSTFEFFVPVGSEEVEIIGTHVIPEFPFSAIFGLIIMISSIIIFTKVKPSFFKL, encoded by the coding sequence TTGATTTTCAACACTACAGTTTTTGCACAAACTCAATCACATATTGATTCTTCAGAATACATTTTGAAAATAGATCAACACGTATATTCGATATATTATGTTGTAAATTCAGATATTATTGCAATGGATATCGATCCTGAATCAAAATCACTTCTTATAGGCTTGGAGAATACTTATGATTCGAAATTTATTATTGATTTAGAACATGAATTGATTAATGCTCAAGATAACGAATTTGTAGTTTTAGTTGACAGTCAAGAAGTAGATTATAAAATAACACCAGATTCAGATAGTTCTACATTTGAGTTCTTTGTACCGGTAGGTTCAGAAGAAGTAGAAATTATTGGAACTCATGTAATTCCAGAGTTTCCATTTAGCGCAATTTTTGGATTGATAATCATGATTTCATCAATCATAATCTTTACAAAGGTAAAACCGTCTTTTTTTAAGTTGTAA